The sequence TTCTGTTCTATTCCTGCCTTGTTAATTGCATCTGCTATTGCAGCCAAAGATATTATAAAAGCATCCTGAGTCTGAGTCTTATCTAATTGAACGCTCGACCTGTTGTTTCCTATGCTGTAATAAATACCTTGATAAATAAGCAGATTTTGTTTTGTAATAGGCTCTACATCAGATTTTGTAAAGCCCGACTGACAACTAAAACCCTCACTGCTTTTGGTATAAGCATTTCCATTGTCTAATCCTAAGATAATTTTATTCTCCATAGAAATTCCTCCATTTCTTTAATAAATTTAAGTTCGTTATAGTTCTTTTAATAAAGGATTCTTTAAAAATTCAAGTCTGTTTTGCAAAAAAATTGCTTACCTGAATTGGTAAGCATAATAAAAATATAAACAATACGGAGGTTTTTAATGATGTTAGAGTAAAATGCCTTATTATTCGTAAACGTTTATTTTATATTAAATCATTTTATACAAAGTCAAGTGTTTTTTATCCTCTCTTTTTATCTTAACCTAATCCCTTTCTTCTTTCTCCCTTTTATCCTTCCACTTATATATATGTATTTAGTAAAATCCCTTAACCTCCTGAAACTACTGCATTCATATAGATTTTAATGCGACAAAAACTAGTTTAGGGTATTAGGCACGAGGTACATGGACTAAGGATTAATAATGTATTATAAGCCCCTTAACCCTTTTACCCTTCAGTAATTACTTTATAAAAATTCTAACATCAGAATTTGACTTATCCCTAACCCTTTATATAATGTAAAAAATTGATTTGAAAGGATGAGTTATATGTCTGAAAATTTACTCATAAAGGATTTTAAGACGCTTAAGGTTTGGCAGAAGGCGAATGTATTGGAACAGGAAATAGGAGAATTGGTTAAAGGGTTTCCGAGTTATGAGCAATATAGGCTTACAGACCAGTTAGTAAGGGCTGTTAGGAGTATAGGAGCAAATATTGCCGAAGGAAACACCCAATTATTTATTAAAAGAGAACTCTTTCATGCAAATGCTGCGTTAGGTAGCGCAGGAGAAGTTAGAAACCATCTTCTTACCGCCCATCAGAGTGGCTATATAAATAAAGAACAATATGATGCTTTAGATAAAAAGTTGATTGAGATTATCAAAATGCTTTATGGTTACATAAAAAGGTTAAAACTGGAATTGGGTAATGATTCAGATTACAGTCATTCTAAAATTCTTGATTAATTTGTATATTATTCGTTATCAAAAGAAATACCAATAAACATCTGTTATACTAAAAGTAGAAAGGAGATGATTTTTTCATGAATAATGTAAAAGGCTTTGCAAGGGTTGGTAACTTAGGAAGTAAAGACGGCTATC comes from Acetivibrio thermocellus ATCC 27405 and encodes:
- a CDS encoding four helix bundle protein → MSENLLIKDFKTLKVWQKANVLEQEIGELVKGFPSYEQYRLTDQLVRAVRSIGANIAEGNTQLFIKRELFHANAALGSAGEVRNHLLTAHQSGYINKEQYDALDKKLIEIIKMLYGYIKRLKLELGNDSDYSHSKILD